One window of Leucoraja erinacea ecotype New England chromosome 14, Leri_hhj_1, whole genome shotgun sequence genomic DNA carries:
- the henmt1 gene encoding small RNA 2'-O-methyltransferase: protein MSLRRILHGIILQLRHCCWCHQAEAMETITFSPPLYKQRYQLVVELVEKLQARKVADLGCARCTLLSRLKFCSCIEVLIGVDTDLELLKENMYRVSPLPGDYLQPRPSPLSVRLYQGSVAVKDPRMLDCDFVSCIELIEHLDAAELARFSEVLFGYMNPAVVVITTPNADFNILFPGVTQFRHCDHRFEWSRSEFQAWCLDIGRTNAYSMEFTGVGVGPAGTETLGFCTQVAIFRRDPSRAKIKMKNSELPYKLVYEAVYPSLQNRKILHDAILNEVIFAAECVRRSFIDIDTGGQSEWRTCRADGEECARAAFSPEVSGPSFGGSPEVAGCPELSWSPEVTKIGAQLHIPVSTFFNNPRIRQLSDSLQQLQEVLQASNRVKLSHCGSSVLYPAGDEN from the exons ATGAGTTTGCGGCGCATTTTACACGGAATTATTCTTCAACTTCGTCATT GTTGCTGGTGTCACCAAGCGGAAGCGATGGAGACCATAACCTTTTCTCCACCGCTGTACAAACAACGATACCAGTTGGTTGTAGAATTGGTGGAGAAATTGCAGGCACGTAAG GTGGCAGATTTGGGATGTGCACGATGCACTCTACTGTCTCGGTTAAAGTTCTGCAGTTGTATTGAGGTTCTTATCGGAGTGGACACAGACTTGGAACTTCTGAAGGAAAACAT GTACCGTGTCTCCCCCTTGCCCGGTGACTACCTGCAGCCCCGGCCCAGCCCATTGTCAGTGAGACTGTACCAGGGATCTGTCGCTGTGAAGGACCCGCGCATGCTGGATTGTGATTTTGTTTCGTGCATTGAATT AATAGAGCATTTGGATGCAGCCGAACTGGCAAGATTTTCAGAAGTGTTGTTTGGTTATATGAACCCAGCTGTAGTTGTAATAACTACTCCCAATGCTGACTTCAACATCTTGTTCCCAGGGGTAACCCAATTCAGACATTGTGACCACAGATTTGAATGGAGCAGATCGGAATTTCAAGCTTG GTGTCTGGACATTGGACGTACAAATGCCTACTCCATGGAGTTCACTGGTGTGGGCGTAGGGCCCGCAGGTACAGAAACACTGGGCTTCTGTACTCAAGTAGCGATCTTCCGCAGAGATCCTTCAAGGGCCAAAATCAAGATGAAGAACTCTGAGTTACCGTACAAGTTG GTTTATGAAGCTGTTTACCCAAGTCTGCAAAATCGGAAAATCTTGCACGATGCCATCCTGAATGAGGTGATCTTCGCTGCGGAATGTGTGAGACGGAGTTTCATTGACATTGACACTGGTGGGCAGAGTGAATGGAGGACGTGCAGAGCTGACGGCGAGGAGTGTGCACGGGCTGCTTTTAGCCCGGAGGTCAGCGGCCCATCGTTTGGGGGGAGCCCAGAGGTCGCGGGGTGCCCTGAGCTCAGCTGGAGCCCCGAGGTCACCAAAATCGGTGCTCAGCTTCACATTCCCGTGTCCACATTCTTCAACAACCCCCGAATCCGGCAGCTCAGTGACTCCCTCCAGCAGCTGCAGGAGGTGCTGCAGGCGTCTAACAGAGTGAAGCTCAGTCACTGCGGTTCCTCAGTCCTGTATCCAGCCGGGGATGAGAACtga